Proteins from a genomic interval of Rubinisphaera italica:
- a CDS encoding GAF domain-containing SpoIIE family protein phosphatase produces MPIEENTLPFSATLSASRLEDVTDMMREISKYSDPADIVREYVQRIRQFYPVDRVIALARPDMNSDEVLYASMGNWDKPVLPWGDLDSFQPLGDGLLKNLCLNGEPTIINNLTDELNESERDLIGNMNSLRVIPLFDKGDATQMIVGLKEEGSGFQEEDLSALVWLGNLFGKAVQNLIKARELESAYQEVDRELKTVGQIQRDLLPETLPEIPNLELATYYEPSARAGGDYYDFFPLQDGRLGIFIADVSGHGTPAAVVMAIMHTIAHTYTGSQELPSQFMTHINKHLCQNFTTRSGIFVTAFYAIYNPQDKSLAYASAGHNPPIHRRCGASPVSTLNRAGRIPLGISTEITYDDATVKLSSGDRVVLYTDGIIEAFGTDDTQFGMDRLGAIVGRCDLNSTTIVDAVVKQLQEFTGTTSQTDDCTLVVMKVR; encoded by the coding sequence ATGCCAATTGAAGAAAACACACTCCCCTTCTCCGCGACTCTGTCTGCTTCCCGTCTGGAAGATGTGACCGATATGATGCGGGAAATCAGCAAGTATTCCGATCCAGCTGATATTGTTCGGGAATACGTCCAGCGAATTCGACAGTTTTATCCGGTCGACCGAGTCATCGCACTGGCTCGGCCGGATATGAATTCGGATGAGGTTCTTTATGCCAGCATGGGCAACTGGGACAAACCAGTTCTCCCATGGGGAGATTTGGACAGTTTTCAGCCTCTGGGCGACGGTCTGCTGAAAAACCTGTGTCTCAACGGCGAACCAACGATTATCAATAATCTGACTGATGAACTCAATGAAAGCGAACGCGATCTCATTGGGAATATGAACTCACTCCGCGTTATCCCTTTGTTCGACAAAGGGGATGCCACTCAAATGATTGTCGGATTGAAAGAAGAAGGCAGTGGGTTTCAAGAGGAAGATCTTTCCGCACTGGTGTGGCTGGGAAATCTGTTTGGCAAGGCTGTCCAGAACCTCATTAAGGCTCGCGAACTGGAGAGTGCCTATCAGGAAGTTGATCGGGAACTGAAAACCGTTGGCCAAATTCAGCGCGATCTGCTGCCGGAGACTTTGCCAGAAATCCCGAATCTTGAACTGGCCACCTATTATGAACCATCTGCAAGAGCAGGTGGAGACTATTACGATTTCTTCCCGCTCCAAGATGGTCGGCTCGGAATCTTCATTGCCGATGTGAGTGGTCACGGTACACCGGCAGCGGTCGTGATGGCGATTATGCACACGATCGCTCATACCTATACCGGGTCGCAGGAGTTGCCCAGTCAGTTTATGACACATATCAACAAGCATCTCTGCCAGAATTTTACGACCAGAAGTGGCATTTTCGTGACTGCCTTTTACGCCATTTACAATCCGCAGGATAAATCACTGGCATACGCCTCAGCTGGCCACAACCCGCCAATTCATCGACGTTGTGGAGCATCACCAGTTTCCACACTCAATCGAGCAGGCCGAATTCCGCTGGGGATCAGTACAGAGATCACTTACGATGACGCAACCGTAAAACTCTCTTCCGGTGATCGAGTTGTACTTTACACCGATGGAATCATAGAAGCCTTCGGCACCGATGACACTCAGTTCGGTATGGACCGTCTGGGAGCAATCGTCGGCCGATGCGATTTGAATTCGACAACTATTGTCGATGCGGTCGTCAAACAACTCCAGGAATTCACCGGCACAACCAGTCAGACTGATGACTGTACTCTGGTAGTGATGAAGGTTCGTTGA
- the lptB gene encoding LPS export ABC transporter ATP-binding protein, which yields MPLLECIDLVKDYPGGKRAVDGVSFDIERGEIVGLLGPNGAGKSTTFKMTCGLVTPTEGKVLLNGKDVTRWPMYKRARQGMGYLPQDESVFGKLSVADNIRAILEFMPLSYRERKHRTDDLLDQFGLLDKKKQIAGTLSGGERRRLEIARCLASDPELILLDEPFTGIDPVTINGIQDIIYDLRDRGISILLTDHRERETLTITDRSNVICAGRVLVSGDAETVLRDELAQRLYFGSRFDADSIIEEKGNFRVKMPEKDAA from the coding sequence ATGCCACTGCTGGAATGTATTGATCTGGTGAAGGACTACCCGGGCGGAAAACGAGCCGTCGACGGAGTCAGTTTTGATATCGAACGGGGCGAAATCGTCGGACTGCTTGGTCCGAATGGAGCCGGGAAATCGACCACGTTCAAAATGACCTGTGGTCTGGTCACACCAACCGAAGGCAAGGTTCTGCTCAATGGGAAAGATGTCACCCGCTGGCCGATGTATAAGCGAGCCCGACAGGGAATGGGCTATCTGCCGCAGGATGAGTCAGTCTTCGGAAAACTTTCGGTGGCCGATAATATCCGGGCCATTCTGGAATTCATGCCGCTCAGTTATCGCGAGAGAAAACATCGAACCGATGACCTGCTTGATCAGTTTGGTTTGCTCGACAAGAAAAAGCAGATCGCAGGCACCCTGTCCGGTGGAGAACGCCGCCGTCTGGAAATCGCCCGTTGTCTGGCCAGCGATCCTGAATTGATTCTACTTGATGAACCATTCACGGGGATCGATCCGGTTACCATTAATGGTATTCAGGATATCATTTACGATCTGCGGGATCGCGGCATTTCTATCTTGCTAACTGATCACCGGGAACGTGAAACGCTCACGATTACCGATCGCAGCAACGTCATTTGTGCAGGCCGGGTGCTCGTTTCGGGAGATGCCGAAACAGTGCTCCGCGATGAATTGGCTCAGCGGCTGTACTTCGGCAGCCGATTTGATGCCGATTCGATCATCGAAGAGAAGGGTAACTTCCGGGTTAAAATGCCGGAAAAAGATGCCGCTTGA
- the rpsT gene encoding 30S ribosomal protein S20 encodes MPNSVNAKKALRQSQKRRLHNRAQRSTLRTTIKKVRTLVEEGKVEDAQAAFKVATKKLDQAAAKHLIHRNAAARTKSRLSKVLKDAGAKVASGQSS; translated from the coding sequence ATGCCGAATTCAGTCAATGCCAAAAAGGCCCTTCGTCAAAGTCAGAAGCGTCGTCTGCACAATCGTGCTCAGCGCTCTACTCTTCGTACGACTATTAAAAAAGTTCGTACTTTGGTTGAAGAAGGTAAAGTGGAAGATGCTCAGGCCGCATTTAAAGTCGCTACAAAAAAACTTGATCAAGCCGCTGCCAAGCACCTGATTCACCGCAATGCCGCTGCTCGCACAAAAAGTCGTTTGTCAAAAGTGCTCAAAGACGCGGGAGCGAAAGTCGCTTCAGGACAAAGTTCGTAA
- a CDS encoding zf-TFIIB domain-containing protein, which produces MKCKSCGGPVRVNDHAGYELCQHCGTRNRWESIECSLEGLQVLDLPLESNCPRCHEQLSAATIDKLPARHCTGCEGTLISTEDFGFLIRSRRASYKGPEEKPIPLNPQELSERCDCPDCQQTMECHPYFGPGNVVVDSCAGCGWIWLDGAEFNRLVSSPGLRARY; this is translated from the coding sequence ATGAAATGCAAGTCATGTGGCGGCCCGGTCCGAGTTAATGATCATGCCGGTTATGAACTTTGTCAGCATTGTGGAACGAGAAATCGTTGGGAATCGATCGAATGTTCTCTAGAGGGACTTCAGGTTCTCGATTTGCCATTAGAGTCGAATTGTCCCCGTTGCCACGAGCAACTCTCCGCTGCGACGATCGATAAATTACCGGCCAGGCATTGCACAGGATGCGAGGGAACTCTGATTTCCACCGAAGATTTCGGATTCCTGATCCGTTCTCGTCGAGCCAGCTACAAAGGGCCTGAAGAGAAACCGATCCCCCTGAATCCGCAGGAACTCTCGGAACGCTGCGATTGCCCAGACTGTCAGCAAACAATGGAATGCCATCCCTATTTCGGTCCTGGAAATGTGGTGGTCGATTCCTGCGCAGGTTGTGGTTGGATCTGGCTGGATGGAGCCGAATTCAATCGACTCGTTTCCTCTCCAGGGCTGCGAGCGAGATATTAA
- the purH gene encoding bifunctional phosphoribosylaminoimidazolecarboxamide formyltransferase/IMP cyclohydrolase, with product MSSQTQPKRVLVSVSDKTDLLPFVQKLVELGFEVVSTGGTRKHLQDAGVAVIDISEYTEFPEIMDGRVKTLHPRVHGGLLGRPDLESDAAAMSEHGIQPFQMVVCNLYPFEATVAKPDVTVAEAIENIDIGGPSMIRSAAKNHKYLGVVTSPSQYKQVTQALKDDVFDEEFRRKLAMQAFGKTAAYDAAINSYFQNLQDEAGEDLPEMLNLSFRQQDSLRYGENPHQRAAFYVEPNAEASTIAAAKQLNGKELSFNNLLDLDAAWGLVTEFEEPAVSIMKHNNPCGCAIAPVLSDAFANAYAGDPVSAFGSIVGVNREVDLETAEKMCEPGQFIEAIIAPGYSEDAFELLTTKPKWRKNVRLMSCQIPTPSQRQLLDYRRVAGGLLVQDRDTLPEQEGEWNVVTDREPTEKELRDLKFAWSVCKHVKSNAIVFVKDGMVTGVGAGQMSRLDSAEIAAKKSEDRCLGGVVASDAFFPFRDGIEQAAQAGILAAIQPGGSRNDEEVIEAANKAGIAMIFTGRRHFRH from the coding sequence ATGAGCAGTCAAACCCAGCCGAAACGCGTTCTTGTCAGCGTGAGCGACAAAACCGACCTCTTGCCCTTTGTTCAAAAACTTGTGGAACTCGGTTTTGAAGTTGTCTCGACGGGCGGCACCCGCAAGCATCTGCAGGACGCTGGGGTCGCAGTGATCGACATTTCAGAATACACCGAATTTCCAGAAATCATGGATGGACGTGTCAAGACTCTCCACCCACGCGTTCATGGAGGATTGCTCGGGCGACCAGATCTCGAAAGCGATGCCGCCGCAATGAGCGAACACGGCATTCAACCGTTTCAGATGGTTGTCTGTAATCTCTATCCGTTTGAAGCCACTGTCGCCAAACCAGATGTGACCGTTGCAGAGGCTATCGAAAATATCGATATCGGCGGTCCGAGTATGATTCGCTCTGCCGCCAAGAATCATAAATATCTGGGCGTTGTGACTTCCCCTTCTCAGTACAAGCAGGTCACCCAAGCCTTGAAGGACGATGTTTTCGACGAGGAATTTCGGCGAAAGCTGGCGATGCAGGCGTTTGGTAAAACTGCTGCTTACGATGCTGCGATCAATTCCTACTTTCAGAATTTGCAGGATGAAGCCGGTGAGGATTTGCCGGAAATGCTGAACCTGTCTTTCCGACAGCAGGATTCGCTCCGTTATGGTGAGAATCCTCATCAGCGAGCCGCGTTTTATGTCGAGCCGAATGCAGAAGCCTCAACCATCGCGGCTGCGAAACAGCTCAATGGAAAAGAACTTTCCTTCAATAACCTGCTCGACCTGGATGCGGCCTGGGGACTGGTGACCGAATTCGAGGAACCAGCCGTATCGATTATGAAGCATAATAATCCGTGCGGCTGTGCAATTGCCCCTGTATTGAGTGATGCTTTTGCGAATGCTTATGCAGGTGATCCTGTTTCCGCATTTGGCTCGATTGTCGGAGTGAATCGGGAGGTCGATTTGGAAACCGCAGAGAAAATGTGTGAGCCGGGGCAGTTTATCGAGGCAATTATCGCTCCTGGATATTCTGAAGATGCCTTTGAATTACTGACCACGAAACCGAAATGGCGCAAGAATGTTCGACTTATGAGCTGCCAAATTCCGACACCTTCTCAGCGACAATTGCTCGATTATCGTCGCGTCGCTGGCGGATTATTGGTGCAGGATCGCGATACTCTTCCCGAGCAGGAAGGGGAATGGAATGTGGTGACTGATCGCGAGCCAACCGAGAAAGAACTGCGTGATTTGAAATTTGCCTGGTCGGTTTGCAAGCATGTGAAGTCGAACGCGATCGTCTTTGTTAAAGATGGCATGGTGACAGGTGTTGGTGCAGGTCAGATGAGTCGTCTCGATTCCGCAGAAATTGCTGCAAAAAAATCCGAAGATCGCTGCCTAGGTGGTGTGGTTGCCTCCGATGCATTCTTTCCGTTCCGCGATGGAATCGAACAAGCCGCTCAAGCAGGAATACTCGCCGCAATTCAACCCGGCGGTTCCCGCAACGACGAAGAGGTCATTGAAGCCGCCAACAAAGCCGGAATAGCGATGATCTTTACCGGCCGCCGTCATTTTCGTCATTAA
- a CDS encoding ATP-binding response regulator: MDSVTKERILRYSVAVFSTIIATILRMELDPWIGDRVPFGTYLLSVLLTASIAGTGPAIASLFLGILAATIYILPQTQGTYFAAPGDLLALGIYAIVGAATISLFYSTTRQNRVRCKQLEQIEILTAELKIADRRKDEFLALLAHELRNPLAPIRNGLLLLQQEEMDIKEHKSVVKTMSRQLTQLVNIVDDLLDVSRFVHGKIRLELKHIDLRDLVEFALCQAKTAMEERHHHVQILLPASKVIVNGDRNRITQIITNLLTNSAKYTPREGRIQVILEKNADDATIKVVDNGIGISKEMQQHIFELFTRSDVAVQRDQGGLGLGLPIARQFALMHGGRLNVVSNGTDQGSRFEFSIPLVKEVQVKGLKIESDSSSGLFPKLPAPEEAPVEFYDQKVLIVDDNVDAAQTMSSLLSFYNFDTAICHDGFEALRMAETQHPGIILLDIGMPGMDGYELARRLRQEYGETPLTMIAVTGWGDESDKQKSREAGIDHHLVKPVDPDKLTDLMRKASTVSKNA, from the coding sequence ATGGATTCCGTAACCAAAGAACGGATACTTCGATATAGTGTTGCAGTTTTTAGCACAATCATTGCAACGATCCTGCGTATGGAGCTAGATCCCTGGATTGGGGATCGTGTTCCTTTCGGGACCTATCTGCTGTCGGTTCTGCTAACCGCATCCATTGCTGGCACAGGTCCTGCCATTGCCAGTCTGTTTCTGGGTATTCTGGCAGCCACAATTTATATCCTGCCACAAACACAGGGAACCTACTTTGCCGCTCCAGGCGATTTGCTGGCTCTGGGGATTTATGCGATTGTTGGAGCCGCGACCATCTCGCTGTTTTACAGCACGACGCGTCAAAACCGGGTTCGTTGCAAACAACTCGAACAGATCGAAATTCTGACAGCTGAGTTGAAAATTGCCGATCGACGTAAAGATGAATTTCTGGCTCTGCTGGCCCATGAATTACGTAATCCACTCGCTCCCATTCGTAACGGATTGCTGTTGCTCCAGCAGGAAGAAATGGACATCAAAGAGCATAAATCCGTTGTGAAAACCATGTCGCGACAACTGACTCAACTCGTCAATATCGTTGATGACCTGCTTGATGTTTCTCGCTTTGTGCATGGCAAAATTCGTTTGGAATTAAAGCATATCGATCTGCGCGATCTGGTCGAATTCGCTTTGTGCCAGGCGAAAACGGCGATGGAAGAACGTCATCATCATGTTCAGATTTTACTGCCTGCTTCCAAGGTGATCGTCAATGGGGATCGGAATCGAATTACTCAGATTATTACGAATCTGCTGACCAATTCTGCAAAATATACCCCCCGTGAAGGTCGTATTCAGGTCATTCTAGAGAAGAATGCTGATGACGCCACAATTAAAGTGGTTGATAACGGCATCGGTATTTCGAAAGAGATGCAGCAACACATTTTCGAACTCTTCACCCGTTCGGATGTTGCCGTTCAGCGAGACCAGGGTGGCCTGGGTTTAGGATTGCCCATTGCACGTCAATTTGCCTTAATGCATGGAGGTCGCCTCAATGTTGTGAGCAATGGGACTGATCAAGGTAGCCGTTTTGAATTTTCAATTCCTTTGGTGAAGGAAGTGCAGGTCAAGGGGCTAAAGATTGAATCGGATTCGAGTTCAGGGCTCTTCCCTAAACTCCCTGCTCCCGAGGAGGCTCCTGTCGAATTTTACGATCAAAAAGTGCTGATCGTCGACGATAATGTCGATGCCGCCCAGACGATGTCCAGCTTATTGTCCTTCTACAATTTTGACACGGCCATTTGTCACGATGGATTTGAAGCCTTGCGGATGGCCGAAACACAACATCCAGGTATTATCCTGCTTGACATCGGCATGCCAGGAATGGACGGTTATGAATTGGCTCGGCGATTGCGACAGGAGTATGGTGAGACTCCATTAACCATGATCGCGGTTACAGGCTGGGGAGATGAGTCCGATAAGCAAAAATCACGGGAAGCTGGGATTGATCATCATCTCGTCAAACCTGTCGATCCCGATAAACTAACCGATTTAATGCGAAAAGCATCAACCGTCAGCAAGAATGCTTAA
- a CDS encoding tetratricopeptide repeat protein, with protein sequence MWGSFYSLSSLAYMAILIWMLIDCVQREQDRGIWIWVMLLLHPLGLIAYFFARYLPRRDMRWLHRWMARFRTRELRQLEIASRQIGNAYHWIQLGEKQKELHKYSDAVNSFREALSKESDNLQAKWGLAISLEKTGQPEEALDQVEAIFQTQPDYKFGDVSLARGRLLMELEQWQKAESHLRTHVDRWRQPEGLYRYAVCLHHDHQDQEAREQIQSLLMDIEASPTSIARQQRGWKRKAQYLRRQLSG encoded by the coding sequence GTGTGGGGTTCTTTCTACAGCCTGAGTAGCCTCGCCTATATGGCGATTCTGATTTGGATGCTGATCGATTGTGTTCAACGGGAACAGGATCGAGGCATCTGGATCTGGGTGATGCTATTATTGCATCCGCTCGGGCTCATCGCTTACTTTTTTGCTCGTTATCTTCCTCGTCGAGATATGCGATGGTTACATCGCTGGATGGCTCGATTTCGGACGCGCGAACTGCGTCAGTTGGAAATCGCCTCACGACAAATTGGAAATGCGTATCACTGGATCCAACTGGGGGAGAAGCAAAAGGAGTTGCACAAGTACTCCGATGCGGTGAATTCTTTTCGAGAAGCACTCTCCAAAGAAAGTGATAACCTGCAGGCGAAATGGGGACTGGCGATCAGTCTGGAAAAAACGGGACAGCCGGAGGAAGCTCTCGATCAGGTGGAAGCGATCTTTCAGACGCAACCCGATTATAAATTTGGAGATGTGTCGCTGGCCCGCGGTCGATTGTTGATGGAACTCGAACAGTGGCAGAAAGCCGAATCTCACTTGCGGACCCATGTGGACCGCTGGCGGCAGCCGGAAGGTTTGTATCGATATGCGGTTTGTCTACATCACGACCATCAGGATCAGGAAGCTCGGGAACAGATACAGTCTCTGCTAATGGATATCGAGGCCAGTCCGACATCGATTGCCCGTCAACAACGAGGCTGGAAGAGAAAGGCTCAGTATTTGCGGCGACAGCTGTCAGGATAA
- a CDS encoding DUF58 domain-containing protein has protein sequence MPESTADQYDGDVLHDPYVQQALTRYQLGLPRLPTAGRSGELLGRGTGSSLEFQEYREYLPGDDLRHVDWNAYARTDALMVRLFREEISPRTEIVMDASLSMTTQNHVKEKVSLQLTSLFAQLTSRLGGQPSIRALNSAHPPLKLDLNSLSRTSLINFDGTQSLSELMAENALTFKPQSVRIIISDFLFPHDPDQLLKRLSSRASSLWLIQVLADWERNPKPMSGRRLIDVENNHHADMVISAQAIATYKQRLNHLRESLTVACRRAHASFVQLTAEKGLESLCRDELVEAEMLRVN, from the coding sequence ATGCCTGAATCGACTGCAGATCAATACGATGGCGATGTCCTGCATGATCCTTATGTGCAGCAGGCGTTGACTCGCTATCAGTTGGGTTTGCCACGCTTGCCGACTGCGGGACGGAGTGGGGAATTACTGGGGCGAGGCACCGGAAGTTCGCTTGAATTTCAGGAGTATCGAGAGTACCTGCCGGGTGATGACCTCAGGCATGTCGACTGGAATGCTTATGCCAGAACCGATGCACTGATGGTCCGTCTGTTCCGGGAGGAGATCAGCCCACGCACAGAAATTGTGATGGATGCATCGCTCTCGATGACGACACAGAATCATGTCAAGGAAAAAGTGTCGCTGCAGTTGACCAGTCTGTTTGCTCAGCTGACCAGCCGGCTCGGTGGGCAACCTTCCATTCGGGCTTTGAATTCTGCCCATCCCCCACTCAAACTCGATTTGAATTCGCTTTCGCGAACATCTCTTATCAATTTTGATGGGACGCAATCTCTATCTGAGTTAATGGCAGAGAACGCTCTTACATTCAAACCTCAGTCCGTGCGGATCATCATCAGCGATTTTTTGTTTCCTCACGATCCGGATCAGTTGCTGAAAAGACTTTCCTCTCGTGCCAGTTCCTTGTGGCTGATTCAAGTACTGGCTGACTGGGAACGCAATCCAAAGCCAATGAGCGGGCGCCGTTTGATCGACGTCGAAAACAATCATCATGCCGATATGGTCATTTCCGCGCAGGCAATCGCGACTTATAAACAACGCCTCAATCACCTGCGGGAAAGTCTCACCGTTGCCTGCCGTCGTGCACATGCATCCTTTGTGCAACTGACTGCGGAAAAGGGATTGGAATCTCTCTGTCGGGATGAGCTGGTGGAAGCAGAGATGCTGCGAGTGAATTGA
- a CDS encoding 3-keto-disaccharide hydrolase: MKTVRMMTLAIAAVALISAPVMAGEWVSLFNGKDLDGWIQKNGTATYSVEDGTIVGVTSDGSPNSFLCSKKDYGNFELEFEVKVHNSLNSGVQIRSQTKETDKKDTFGRVNGPQVEIEASGSNGAEAGYIYGEATGRGWLTPQDQLVPHKKMKDGEWNKFRVVANGPHIQTWINGEMVSDLTDEAIYETHPKGFIGLQVHGIKKGDGPFDVAWRNIRIKTID; this comes from the coding sequence ATGAAAACTGTTCGTATGATGACGCTGGCTATTGCAGCCGTCGCTTTAATTTCTGCACCAGTGATGGCTGGTGAGTGGGTTTCCTTATTTAACGGGAAAGATCTTGATGGGTGGATCCAGAAAAATGGGACTGCCACTTATAGTGTCGAAGACGGAACTATTGTGGGTGTCACCAGCGATGGCAGCCCGAATTCATTCCTCTGCTCAAAGAAAGACTATGGCAACTTCGAACTCGAATTCGAAGTGAAAGTTCACAACAGTCTGAATTCCGGCGTGCAGATTCGTTCACAGACCAAAGAAACCGACAAAAAAGATACCTTTGGCCGGGTCAATGGTCCCCAGGTTGAAATCGAAGCCAGTGGCAGCAACGGAGCCGAGGCTGGTTATATATATGGTGAAGCGACTGGTCGTGGCTGGTTGACACCTCAGGATCAACTCGTTCCTCACAAAAAAATGAAAGATGGCGAGTGGAATAAATTCCGCGTCGTCGCGAATGGCCCACACATCCAGACCTGGATCAATGGTGAAATGGTCTCCGATTTGACTGACGAAGCTATTTATGAAACTCACCCCAAAGGCTTCATCGGCCTGCAGGTCCACGGCATCAAAAAGGGTGACGGCCCGTTTGATGTTGCTTGGCGTAACATTCGTATCAAAACGATTGACTAA
- the argB gene encoding acetylglutamate kinase, which yields MINLPEQTLPLGHDEAVRKAKTLIEALSWIREFRDRHVVIKLGGSALEEEESVRSFLTDVIFMETVGMRPILVHGGGKAISQAVKEEGITPQFVRGRRYTDERTLEIAARVLAGDICEQLVGEIQSQGGRAIALNHLTQSVLIGEKLQMKDEEGEPIDLGEVGHVVGIHRDVLLATCRSDTIPVLPSIALDIDNRKLNVNADTAAAAVAKFIHAEKLIFVSDVPGIFLDRNDPTTLQSHLNATRCRELIASGVIDSGMVPKVEAALEALQAGVKKVHLVDARIPHSLMLEIYSNQGIGTEIVL from the coding sequence ATGATCAATTTGCCTGAACAAACTCTCCCTTTAGGTCACGACGAAGCCGTTCGCAAAGCCAAAACTTTAATCGAAGCCCTCAGTTGGATCCGAGAATTCCGGGATCGTCACGTGGTGATCAAACTCGGTGGCAGTGCCCTGGAAGAAGAAGAGTCCGTTCGCAGCTTTCTGACCGATGTCATCTTCATGGAAACAGTCGGCATGCGACCGATCCTGGTGCATGGCGGCGGCAAGGCGATCAGTCAGGCAGTGAAAGAAGAAGGGATTACCCCGCAGTTTGTGCGTGGTCGTCGTTATACCGATGAACGAACTCTCGAAATCGCCGCTCGTGTTCTGGCGGGAGACATTTGTGAACAACTGGTCGGGGAAATTCAGAGCCAGGGTGGCCGGGCGATTGCGTTAAACCATCTGACACAATCAGTCCTGATCGGTGAAAAACTCCAAATGAAGGATGAAGAGGGGGAACCGATCGACCTCGGAGAAGTCGGACATGTCGTCGGCATCCATCGCGATGTCCTGCTCGCGACTTGCCGCAGCGATACCATTCCGGTTCTGCCATCGATCGCTCTCGACATAGACAATCGAAAACTGAACGTCAATGCCGACACTGCAGCCGCGGCTGTCGCGAAGTTCATTCATGCCGAAAAACTGATTTTCGTCAGCGATGTCCCCGGCATTTTCCTCGATCGAAATGATCCGACCACATTACAGTCCCACCTGAACGCGACTCGCTGTCGAGAACTGATTGCCAGCGGCGTGATCGATTCCGGAATGGTCCCTAAAGTCGAAGCGGCTCTGGAAGCATTGCAGGCGGGTGTCAAAAAAGTCCACTTGGTCGATGCCCGCATTCCGCATTCGCTGATGCTGGAGATTTATTCGAATCAGGGGATTGGGACTGAAATCGTTCTCTAA